CATGACTTCGGTTATAACGACCAGCAGTTATATACGATCTATGCCCACATGAGCCTGATGAACGTGATCGTCAGCCAGCATGTGGAAACGGGCGAAGTCATCGGCTTCGTCGGTTCGACCGGCGCGACGACGGGTCCGCATCTGCATTTTGAAGTGCGCTTCCCGAATAATTCCTTCTTCTATACATATAATCCAGAACTTTGGATCGCTCCCCCGCAGGGATGGGGCGTATTGGCGGGACGCATCGTCAACGAAAAGGATGAACTGATTCAGCAGATGGAAGTTTTGGTCGCGCCCGAACGCGCCTCGCGCACGTTCACGGTCCGCACTTACGGCAAGGGCGGCGCGGTCAACCCGGACCCGTACTATCAGGAGAATTTAGTCCTGGGCGACCTGCCTGCAGGCATTTATAAAGTCTCGTTCAAATATGACGATGAGCGCGTGCAGACCTGGGTGGAGATCTTCCCCGGTCAGGTCACGTACTTCACGTATAAGAACGAAGAAGGTTTTACCGTCGCCCGTCCCCCCGCGCCGACGCTGGAGTTTTTGCCGGAGGTTTTGCCGCCCACACCAACTCCCAAACCATAATCGCAAAGACGCGAAGGCGCTAAAAAACCACTTAAACTTTGCATCCTTGCGACTTTGCGTTAAAAAACCTTCCTATCAGACCCTTTAGCGCCTGAACCTAACACTTGGAACCTGAAACTTGGAACCTCTTTTCGACCTCTTGACGTTTAGAACAACTGTGCTATACTCGCCGTACCTTAACCCACCCGACCCCTGTCGAACCTGTATCCTTTGTGGTTAAGAAAAAATGGAGAAAAACACATGGCCAGAAAACGCGCCGCAGCCGCAGAGTCTGCACCCTCTCAAAACATCGATAACGCAAAACGCGCCGTTTTAGATAAAGCAGTCGGCGACATCCTCAAACGCTACGGCGACGGTTCCATTATGCGCCTCGGCGAAGCGCAAGGCATGGTGACCGAGATCATCCCCACCGGCTCGCTCTCCCTCGACATTGCCCTCGGCGTCGGCGGCGTTCCGCGCGGGCGTGTGATCGAAATCTACGGGCCTGAATCTTCCGGCAAGACCACGCTTTGTCTGCACATCGTCGCCGAAGCGCAAAAGGCGGGCGGCACGGCCGCTTTCATAGATATGGAACATGCGCTCGACCCCGTCTATGCCGCGCGCCTCGGTGTGGATATTGACAACCTGCTCGTCTCGCAACCCGATACTGGCGAACAGGCGCTCGAAATTGCCGAGACCCTTGTCCGTTCGGGCGCGGTTGACGTTGTCGTCGTTGACTCCGTCGCCGCGCTCGTCCCGCGTTCCGAGATCGAAGGCGATATGGGCGACGCCACAATGGGTGTTCAGGCGCGGCTCATGTCTCAGGCTTTGCGCAAACTCTCCGGCGCGATCAACCAGACCAAGACCTCCGTCATCTTTACAAATCAACTCCGCCAGAAGATCGGCGTC
This portion of the Anaerolineales bacterium genome encodes:
- a CDS encoding M23 family metallopeptidase; the protein is MAIKIAPPVSPARNDEEKMTLKRLLSSILFPLFLVSCTYEIGSSTPTPVIQPEALSQSEVPFEAVITPSPQPFQFSLPTPGAEPITNWRPPLYPVPWAISPYDHFFFTRPIAANQTNWPVADYRYGGVFFGRNIVHTGVDIPSPEGTPILAAGPGTVVWAGWGLFLETPGDTTDPYGLAVAIRHDFGYNDQQLYTIYAHMSLMNVIVSQHVETGEVIGFVGSTGATTGPHLHFEVRFPNNSFFYTYNPELWIAPPQGWGVLAGRIVNEKDELIQQMEVLVAPERASRTFTVRTYGKGGAVNPDPYYQENLVLGDLPAGIYKVSFKYDDERVQTWVEIFPGQVTYFTYKNEEGFTVARPPAPTLEFLPEVLPPTPTPKP
- the recA gene encoding recombinase RecA, with amino-acid sequence MARKRAAAAESAPSQNIDNAKRAVLDKAVGDILKRYGDGSIMRLGEAQGMVTEIIPTGSLSLDIALGVGGVPRGRVIEIYGPESSGKTTLCLHIVAEAQKAGGTAAFIDMEHALDPVYAARLGVDIDNLLVSQPDTGEQALEIAETLVRSGAVDVVVVDSVAALVPRSEIEGDMGDATMGVQARLMSQALRKLSGAINQTKTSVIFTNQLRQKIGVMFGNPETTTGGQALKFYASLRLDVRRIQSIKLGEEVIGNRTRVKVVKNKVAPPFRTAEFDIMFNEGISKSGDVLDLATKFEVIQKRGAFFSYGDIRIGQGRENAKDYLRSNPDLMNEIESVIRQKSLSGEIALPLDMGDGGGEEVPAGNEEEA